The sequence ctggaattattggttttggtcttttaaccaattttgtgtatatgAAATGCGTTTCAGAGAGGTACAACAACAGATTGAGGCAGGCCATATAAATATGAATGTTACATACACGTCAAAAAATTTACACAACCCTTGAGATAAAGGTGTACATTTTGATGGATAATTCGAAAGCAGTAGCAGCGACATTAAACCCTAACATTAGATGCAGCTATCTTGATTTGTTCGATTGTGAAAACACCAAAGAAGTCATCGTCTCTTACTGCATTTATCACTGCTAGAGCAACATCGTCAACGCTAACTGGTGGAGCCAATAATAGGTCGGACGCCGGGAGAGAATTCAGAGGTTTCGTAAAATTCTCAGCTGCTTTCAGAAACCTTTCTAATGGTTCCCCTACTAGATCAAGTGGGATCTCAAAACCATCTACTTTCCGCTTCCCATAAATGAAACCCGGTCTTAGTACAACACctgagaaattttgttaagccaaAAGATTTGCATGATGAGCTACAGATATGTGCAGAATTGTACATTTGTAAAGAAAATGGTTCTCAAGAAGAAATGTGAACAGTAATAATATTAATAAGTGAAGttataagaaaatgaaaattttggtgTCCCCAAAATGCACATACTTAAAAATAAGTTTGTAATGGAAGGAATTCCCTCATGTACAAACTCACATAATGACGTTTTATTATTATGGATTACCGTTGTTTGGGAATTTCGACAGAACCTCTGACTCAGCTTTTCTCTTTCCAGTGAAGTATCCAGAAGACAGTAGAAAGGGCGGGAGATTGTAGTCATGTACAGAGATCAGCACAAACTTGGGAATTCCTACAATAGAAACACATGACTGTCAGATTAATGTTCGGCATAGAGAAAAGCACTGCTAAGGAAAGTGACACGAAGTTGTAGTTCTGAAATTCATCATAAGTGATAAGTCATAACATTTCATTTCCCTACCATACTCCTTTGCAGCATCTACTGCCAAAACGTTCGCCTCACCATTTATCTTTTTCATTTGCTCATCACTTCCAAAACCTCCAATAGTTGACACAACTGCTGTAGCACCAACCAGTACTTCGTCCCAATTCGCATAAAAAACATCTCCTgcattaaaaaaagaaagataaggTTACACCATAGGAACACAGTTGTACAAATAATCATCTCTAAGGACACATAAACCAGAATCTAACTTTTGGAGGAGAGACAAATAGTCGCGAGCAGCCTAGTTTCTCTTATTTGAGAACCTATGGGAACTTCTCTAGTTATGCTCGCAAGAGGTGGAGGCTTCTTAAACCAATCAGATTAATATCACGCTACTAATATACTCAAACTTTTGTAGAGAAATTGGATAGATAGTATCATAATCTGTAGTTAAGTGGTACTTGGTTCTCTAATAACAACTGAACTTGAATCCAAAACTTAAGCTGAAGAAACATGCCTATCAGCCACGTGACCTGGTCGACCCATGGCTCTGTGTTGTTAGGCCGCCCAGACCTGTTGTAATTATCCACACAAAAAAACAAACAGATAGATCATTTGGAGGAAAAAGCACAATTTTGTTGAGGAGTTTTATGGTTAGCAATTCCATCTAAAAGCAAAATGCATTATTAAGATATACACATATTCAAGGAATATAAATAGTTCTGTTTTCTGATAGTCTGTACAAAGATCTTGTGCGTCATTGGAGTGTCAGGCTAGCCAaagctatttttctttttaagaatGGTTCAGAATCTTGTCTAATTACACAATCTTTCAACCGTGTAAGGGAAAACTGGATCACTCAAATACTTCTCTACCAAATCCTACAAAGCAGTGACCTTAGGAATGTCAAGTTCATTCACTTACAATTTATGTAGATACCTTAATAACATGTTTGGTTAGCGGAAGTGAAATTCATATAATTAAATTACAAGGTAATTGGTCTATATCTGcgaatctgaagtggaaatcaaTAAAGAATCATTTCCTAAATCTCACCCATTAGCTAATTATGTAATTTAATTACTCGAACCAAATATGTCGCAAGGAGTTCATACTCAGAAAGCTGTATTTTTTCGTAGAGATGGCAATTATATTGATGAATCATGCAGTTCGGCCTTCTCAGGGTCAAGGTGAAAAACTTTCGGGAAATTACTCTCACCGTTCCTCCACCAGACCATTGTTCGAGTTCATATATTTACGAAGCACTAGAGTGGTAACTGGTAAGTACAGACTGCTGGTGTACCATGCTAATGGTGGTCAATGTGTCCGACACCATCATATACGATATTGCATGAAGCCTATTAGGTTTTAAATGAAGGGTTATGATTACCTGCTTAGGCTTACGGCCTCAATCCCTTTCGAAACGGCAGCCTTACATATAGCAGAACCGACAAAACCACTGCCTCCCAACACAACTACCTACTAAAGGGAACAAAAAAGTGAATGCCcaattttgtaagaaataactatAATGCTATTGACGATCCTATGGGAAGTTATTGAGGTCCATACTCGTTCAGCCCTCACGTCAGCCACCACATCGATAGTAGTAGAAGTGAAGTCCTCTTTTGCGTTTGCTCCTGCATAACTGCAGCTCACACTAATGCTACACAAACTAAATACACAACAGGTCAACAAGCAGCAATCCAAGCCATTACAGAGAtgatataaaaataataatgaaaacaTCAGTAGAGAAAATTTCAATAAAGAAGTTCCCTTTATACAGGGATACAAAGGACTTGTTTCAGGTTTCACAATCACTTCAAATATAATTAATGGTTGAAACTATAAGTATATAAGCCAAACCCAATAGGGAGGACATTGCATAACTACATAAACTCGTATCTTATGTAGAATTACAACCAAAAATACAGTTTAATACACTAATATATGCCATGTCAACCAatgaattttgtgtttttttgcaACTCTCCTTAGAGTGGCCAATTTTCACAAGAAACTTACTCAATTTAGAAAATTTACTAAGACGCAGCAATTTTACTAAATACTCCACTGGGTTTTggatacaaaaaataaaataataaataaaatcccATCTTTTGGATATAATGTTAATAATCTAGTGAACTACAAGTTTCTATGTGAAATTTGCGAATAAAATGACTGTCTAAAAGTTGAACATTTAAAGAGTGAAATAAC comes from Papaver somniferum cultivar HN1 chromosome 7, ASM357369v1, whole genome shotgun sequence and encodes:
- the LOC113297432 gene encoding uncharacterized protein At1g32220, chloroplastic-like isoform X1: MASSLMAFTAISSPPGSHKRQTTIPTRTSLSRRYSSQNRLCSISVSCSYAGANAKEDFTSTTIDVVADVRAERVVVLGGSGFVGSAICKAAVSKGIEAVSLSRSGRPNNTEPWVDQVTWLIGDVFYANWDEVLVGATAVVSTIGGFGSDEQMKKINGEANVLAVDAAKEYGIPKFVLISVHDYNLPPFLLSSGYFTGKRKAESEVLSKFPNNGVVLRPGFIYGKRKVDGFEIPLDLVGEPLERFLKAAENFTKPLNSLPASDLLLAPPVSVDDVALAVINAVRDDDFFGVFTIEQIKIAASNVRV
- the LOC113297432 gene encoding uncharacterized protein At1g32220, chloroplastic-like isoform X2, whose amino-acid sequence is MASSLMAFTAISSPPGSHKRQTTIPTRTSLSRRYSSQNRISVSCSYAGANAKEDFTSTTIDVVADVRAERVVVLGGSGFVGSAICKAAVSKGIEAVSLSRSGRPNNTEPWVDQVTWLIGDVFYANWDEVLVGATAVVSTIGGFGSDEQMKKINGEANVLAVDAAKEYGIPKFVLISVHDYNLPPFLLSSGYFTGKRKAESEVLSKFPNNGVVLRPGFIYGKRKVDGFEIPLDLVGEPLERFLKAAENFTKPLNSLPASDLLLAPPVSVDDVALAVINAVRDDDFFGVFTIEQIKIAASNVRV